The genomic window CAAAGTAATCAAACGTAAAGGTAAAGTTATGGTTATTTGCGACAATCCAAAGCATAAACAAAGACAAGGTTAATAGGAGGTGCATTTATGGCACGTATCGCAGGAGTAGACATTCCAAGAGACAAACGCATTGTTATTGCATTAACATACATATTCGGAATCGGGAAAAGTGTTTCACAAGAGATTTTAAAAGAAGCTAAAGTCAACGAGAGTACTCGTACAAAAGACCTTAGTGATGATGAATTGAAAAGAATTCGTGAAGCTGTTTCAACGATTAAAACTGAAGGAGACTTAAGACGCGAAGTTTCCCTTAATATTAAAAGACTACAAGAAATTGGCAGCTATAGAGGATTGCGTCATCGTAGAAAGCTACCTGTCCGCGGTCAAAAAACCCGCAACAACGCCCGTACACGAAAAGGCCCTAAAAAGACAGTAGCCAAGAAAAAGAAATAGGAGGCGAAATTAAATGGCACGTAGAACAAGAACAAAACGTCGCGCAAAGAAAAATATACCAGCCGGAGTTGCTCATATTCATTCTACATTCAACAATACAATCATTACCGTCACTGATCCAAACGGAAATGCAATTGCATGGACATCAGCCGGCGCTTTAGGATTCAAAGGAAGCCGTAAATCTACACCATATGCTGCGCAGTTAGCAAGCGAAGCTTGTGCAAAAGCTGCAATGGAGCATGGTGTTCAAAAAGTAGAAGTTTCAGTTAAGGGCCCAGGTCCAGGACGTGAAGCTGCAATTCGCTCATTACAAACCGCGGGATTAGAGATTACTGCAATCAAAGACGAGACTCCAATTCCTCACAATGGATGTCGTCCACCAAAACGACCACGTGGCTAGTTTTGAAAGAAATCAAGGGAGGTTTTTCTTTTGAAAGATTTAAAATTTTTAAAACCAGAAACTAAAATCATCTC from Methanocalculus natronophilus includes these protein-coding regions:
- the rpmJ gene encoding 50S ribosomal protein L36, which translates into the protein MKVRPSVKKICDKCKVIKRKGKVMVICDNPKHKQRQG
- the rpsM gene encoding 30S ribosomal protein S13, translating into MARIAGVDIPRDKRIVIALTYIFGIGKSVSQEILKEAKVNESTRTKDLSDDELKRIREAVSTIKTEGDLRREVSLNIKRLQEIGSYRGLRHRRKLPVRGQKTRNNARTRKGPKKTVAKKKK
- the rpsK gene encoding 30S ribosomal protein S11; the protein is MARRTRTKRRAKKNIPAGVAHIHSTFNNTIITVTDPNGNAIAWTSAGALGFKGSRKSTPYAAQLASEACAKAAMEHGVQKVEVSVKGPGPGREAAIRSLQTAGLEITAIKDETPIPHNGCRPPKRPRG